GTCCGCACGAGCGACGGCCGGTGGATGGAGATGGAGGTCCGTGGCGTCGCCTACGTCGACGGCGCGACCACTCAACTGCTGCTCACCCTCTCTGACGTCGGCACCCGGGCGCGGGCCGAGGCCGCCCTCGCCGAGTCCGAGGAGCGGTTCCGCAGCGCGTTCGAGCACACGGCGATCGGCAAGGTCCTGTGGGACGCCGACGGTCAGGTGCTGCGCGCCAACCGCGCCGTCCAGGACATGCTCGGCTACTCCAACGACGAGCTCCTGGAGATGAGCTGGCGCGATCTCTGCCAGCCGGACGACCAGGCGGCCTTCATCCCCGAGCTGCGCCGCCTGCTGGCCGGCGAGGTCTCCTCAACGCAGCCCGCGCTGCGCGTGCGCCACCGCGACGGCTCCTGGCTCTGGGGGCGCGCCACCTTGTCGGCGGTCAGGAGCGCCGACGGCCAGGTCCGCCACGTGATCGGTGAGCTCGAGGACATCACCGCGCAGCGGGCCGCGGACGACGAGCGACGCGCCCGGCTCGAACGCCAGCAGCGGCATCAGGCGGCGATCGTCCGGATCGCGACCCACGATGCGGTCGCCAACGGCGATCTCGAAGCTGCGCTGAAGGCCATCACCGAGATCGCCGCGCACGCCGCCGGCACCGCCCGCGCGGGCGTCTGGTTCCTGGAGGAGGACGGCGAGGTGCTGCGCTGCGCCGACCTCTTCGACGCGGCCTCGGGCCGCCATGAGTCCGGCACTACCCTGTACTCGTCCGCCTACCCGGACTACTTCAGGGCGCTCGAGAGCGACCGAGTCGTCAACGCGGACGACGCCCGCGCCGACTCCAGGACTCGGGAGTTCGTCGAGATCTACCTGGCGCCCCTCGGGATCACGTCGATGCTCGATGCGCCGATCCGGATCAGGGGGCGGGTCGCCGGGGTCGTCTGTCTCGAGCATGTCGGCGAGCCCAGGGCCTGGCACACGGCCGAGGTGGCGTTCGCCGGGGAGCTGGCGGACCACGTCGCTCAGGCGGTGTCCAACGCGCAGCGCGCGGTCACCGAGAGCCGGCTCCAGGTGTCCGAGGAACGGTTCCGCAGCATCGTCAACGCGATCCCGCTGGGCGTCCTGATGTACCGCCTCGCCGATGACGGCCGCCTCCTCTTCTCCGGCGCCAACCCCGCCGCCGATCGCATTCTCGGAGTGGGCTGCCAGCGCTACCTCGGCAAGACCATCGAGGAAGCTTTCCCGCCGCTCGCACGAACCGAGGTCCCCGACCGGTACCGGAAAGCCGCCGCGGACGGCGTCCCCTGGCACACCGAGCAGATCTTCTACCAGGACGAGTCCATCCGGGGCGCCTTCGAGGTGCACGTGTTCCAGACCGCCCCGGCGACGATCGCGGTCGTGTTCACCGACATCACGGACCGCAAGCGGGCCGACGAAGCGCTGCGCGAGAGCGAGGCGCGCTACCGGTCGCTGTTCGAGCACAACCTGGCCGGCGTCTACCGGTCCACGCTGGACGGCAGAATCACCGACTGCAACGACGCGTTCGCGGCGATCTTCGGTTGCCCGTCCGCGGTCGACGCGATGGAGCGGTCGGCGATCGACTTCTACTCCGACCTCGCTGACCGCCAGCGGCTGATCGAGGAGATCGACCGCAAGGGCGAGCTCCGCAACCACGAGCTCCTGATGCGGAGGGTCGACGGCACCCCGGTGTGGGTGCTCGCCAACATGCACCTCGATCGCGACCAGGACGGAAAGCCGACCGCCTTCGAAGGCACGATGATCGACATCAGCGAGCTCAAGCACACGACCAGTCGCATGCTCCTGCAGAGCACTGCCCTGGAGTCCGCCGCCAACGCGGTCGCCGTCACCGATCCCTACGGGACCATCGAGTGGGTCAACTACGCCTTCACGGAGCTCACGGGTTACCCAGAGAACGAGGCGGTGGGCCAGAACCTGTGGGTGCTCAAGGCCGGCACCGGCAACAGCAGGCTGCACGAGGAGATCGCGGCGATGCTGACCGGCGGCATGGTCTGGCGCGGCGAGGTCGTCAACCGGCGCAAGGACGGTCGCCTCTACACCGAGGAGCTGACGGTAACGCCGGTGCGCAACGCCACCGGCGACATTCACCAGCTGATCGCGGTCCAGCAGGACGTCAGCGAGCGCAAGCAGATCGAGGAACAGCTGCTGCAGGCCCAGAAGATGGAGGCAGTCGGCCGCCTGGCCGGCGGCGTCGCCCACGACTTCAACAACCTGCTGCAGGCGATGCTCGGCGTCATCGAGCTCCTCCGCCAGCGTCTGCATTCGGACTCCGAGAGCGCCTCGCGGCTCCTCGAGCTCGACGAGTACGTCCGCCGCGGGTCCCAGCTGACTCGCCAGCTGCTGCTGTTCTCCCGCCGCGACGCCGCCCGAGACGAGCCGCTCGACCTCAACGACGTTGTCCACGGCACCGTGCGCCTGCTGCACCGGCTGCTCCGAGAGAACATCGAGCTGGTGTTCGCCCCGACCGACATCGACCTGCCGCTGGTGGCCGATCGCGGGCAGATCGAGCAGGTCGTCATGAACCTCGCCGTCAACGCGTGCGACGCGATGCCTCTCGGCGGGAGGCTGTTCCTGCGCACCGGCCGCGAGGGCGACCACGCCTGGCTCGAGGTGGCGGACTCGGGAGAGGGGATCCCTGACGAACATCTCGAGCACCTCTTCGAGCCGTTCTTCACCACCAAGGAGCCGGGCAAGGGTTCGGGCCTCGGCCTGGCAGTGGTTCACAGCATCGTGACCCGCCTCGGCGGCACCATCAACCTCGACAGCCGGGTCGGCGAGGGCACTTCCGTCAACATCTCGTTGCCGCTGGCGGAGGACCAGTCCTCGGCGGCCCCACCGCCGCTGCGCACAGCCACAGCGCCGAATCGGGGACCGTCCGGCTGTCGCGTGCTCGTCGTGGAGGACGATCCGGCGGTGCGCGCGAGCATGCGCGAGCTGCTGCGCCTGCTCGGCTACGACGTGGTCACGGTCGGCAGCCGGGAGGAGTCGATCTATCTGCCGCCGCTCCCGGCCTTCGACCTGCTGCTGACCGACTACATGCTCCCGGACGCTTCCGGCACGGAGATCGCGGGCGAGCTGCGCCAGCGCTGGCCGGAGCTGCGGGTCGTCGTGATGTCCGGCTACGCACAGGACGTGCCGCTCGGGCTCGACTCCCGCCTCGATGGGATGCAGTTCCTGCAGAAGCCGTTCGGCACCGAGGCCCTCGTCGACACCATCCGCGCGGTCCTCGCCGGCCCATGCCCCGAGGCCGGGGGGAGCGGCCGCGCCGGGTCCGGGCGCCGGCCGGACGCCTGAAGGGGCTGTCACCGAGACAAAAAAAGGACCCGGCGCGAACGCCGGGTCCTGTCGTGTTCGTCTTGACGAACCGCTAGTTCGCCTTCATGAAGTCGACCCTGCGGTTCTTGGCCCGGCCCTCTGGGGTGTCGTTGGACGCGACCGGGTTGGTCGGCCCGAAGCCCTTGGCTGTCAGCTGGGCAGCCGGCACACCCTTGCTCACCAGGTACTTCATCACCGACTCGGCGCGCCGCTGGGAAAGCGTGGCGTTCCACTTCGCGGTGCCGGTGCTGTCGGTGTGTCCCTGGATCTCGACCTTGATCTGCGGGTTCTTCAGCAGGAACTCGACGCCCTTGTCGAGCTCGGCCTTGCCCTCGGGCTTGATGTCCCACTTGTTGGTGTCGAACAGGATGTCGGTCACCAGCTTGAAGCCAGCGGGCACGCAGCCGGTCTCGTCCACGACGAGACCCTTCGGGGTGTCCGGGCACTTGTCGAGGTAATCCGGCACGCCGTCGCCGTCGCTGTCGAGCGGGCAACCGACCGCGTCCACCTTCACGCCCTTGGGGGTGTTCGGGCACTTGTCGGCGGGGTCCGCCACGCCGTCTCCGTCGCTGTCGAGCGGGCAGCCGACCGCGTCCACCTTCACGCCCTTCGGGGTACCGGGGCACTTGTCGAGGTAGTCCGCCACACCGTCACCGTCGCTGTCGATCGGGCAGCCGACCGCGTCCACCTTGACGCCCTTGGGCGTGCCCGGGCACTTGTCGAGGTGGTCGGGCACGCCGTCACCGTCGGCATCCGGCCACAGCAGCACGTCCTGGACGAACTTCGCCATCGCGTCAGCGCCAGTCAGCTCGGCGGCGTTGACCAGGTAGCCGCCGTTGCCCTTGGCCACGACCTGCTTGAGCAGCTCGGTGCCCTTCGCCCGGTCACCGACCTGGACCGCGAAGATGTGGAGGTTGTCTCCGAACGCGGAGGCCAGCTTACCCGCCGCCTCGATCTCTTCCATGCCCATGTGGAGACCGTCGCTGACGATCACCAGCGACGTCGGCACGGCGGTCTTGGTGAGGTCGCCGCTCGCGCCGGCGATCGCCTTGTCGAGCGGGCTGTTCCCGGCCGCGCACTCGAAGTTGGCGAGCGCGCTGTCGAACGCGCCCTTCGAGTACTTCTGCAGCGGGACGACCAGCACGGTCTTTCCGGACGACCCGCACTCGCCCCTTCCGAAGGCGCGGAGCGCCCCCGCGTAGTCGAACTCGGGGATCGTCTGGTTCATGCTGTCGAGCATCGCCTGCGCGATGTCGAGCTTGCGCATCTTCTCGAAGCGATCGCTCATCGACAGCGAGCCGTCGCCGACCAGCACGAACTGGTCGACCTTCGCGACCCAGTGCTCGGTATCGATGGTGCCGGGGGTGTACTGTGGTTGCACCGTGGCACAGGCTCCGGCCAGTCCCGCCGCCACGAGCACGATCAACAGCCGTCCGATGTTGTCTCTCACCTCTACTCCTCCTTTTCAAGGCAACTGAAGTGCCTCCGTCCGATGCGTCAACCGGGCCTCCCCCGATGGACACTGCAACTCGACCTCGGTGCTGCTCCGGGGCCTGATCTTAGCACAACCCTCGCAGCCCGCAACCTCGCAAAAGCACGGGCGCAGAGGTCGTCGACCTCCAGAACCGATCGCCGGAGGCGGCGTAGACTCTCTCCATGGACGCGTTCTCGAGCGCCCGTCCCGCACGCCGCCCGCACGGCCGCGCGAGCGCCGGCCTCGCCCCGCTCGTCCTCGTCCTCGTCGCCTCTGCCGCCGCAGCTCCACCGACCAGCCCGGTTGCCGACGCACGTGCGCCCCGGCCCGTGGCTTCCGCCAGCACCCAGCCCGGACCGGGCCCGCTGCCGGCGCCTGTCCCGGGCCGGCTGCTGAAGGCCCACCAGGGCGCCGCCACGCTCGACGACGCCGTCGACCAGTGCGTGACCCAGAGCATGGCCCAGGCCGGCACCCCGGGAGCTGCGGTCGCGGTCGCCCTCGACGGTGCGCTGATCCTGGAGCGGGGCTATGGCGTCACCCGCCGCGAAGGCAGCACGCCGGTCGACGCCGACACGTACTTCCGCATCGGCTCGGTCACCAAGCAGCTCACCGCGGCCGCAGTGCTGCAGCAGGTCGAGCTCGGGACCGTGGCCCTCGACGATCCGGTGACGGCCTACGTGCCGGAGCTCTCCCTCGCCGGCCAGTGGCCGGCCGACCGCATCACGGTCCACCACCTGCTCACCCACAGCTCGGGCTTCCCGGACCTGCCCTTCGACCCGGCGGGCCCGACCGGCGACGGCGCGCTCGCCGACTGGGCGGCCCACCTGGATGAGGTCACGCTGCACGCCCCGCCGGGAGTGTTCTGGAACTACTCCAACCCCAACTTCAACCTGGCCGGGCTGGTGGCCGAGCGGGCGAGCGGCCAGCCCTACCGCCAGTACGTTTCGCAGCACGTGCTCGCCCCGGCCGGCATGACGCGGACCACCTTCGACCCGGCCGCGGTGATCGCGGACGGCAACTACAGCTACGGACACCTCACGTCGCCGGGCGGCATCGAAACCGTGTACGCCCCGGACGACTACGACAACGCGGTGTTCGCGCCGGCCGGCTACGCCTTCTCGACCGCCGGCGACCTCGTGCGTTGGGCGCTGACGCTGCTGGACGACGGCGGCGCGGTCCTCGCGCCGTTCTCCGCCCAGCAGATGCAGAGCCCACAGCGGGACCTGGAGCTCATTCCTGGCTACAGCTACGGCTACGGCGTCTTCATCGAGCCCCTCGGCGACCTCACCCTCAGGCAGCACGGGGGCAACCTCTGGGGCTGGGGAGCCTACCTCATCTGGGAGCACGAGCACCGCTTCGCGGTGGCAGTGCTGGCCAACACCTTCGAGTCGCTGTCGGGAGCGGCCTACTGCATCGCGGACTACCTGCTGGCGCCGGGACCCACGGTGCACCCTCCCGACACCTCTGACCCGGCGACCTGGGGCCGCTTCGAGGGCATCTGGGACTTCACCACGAGCACGAGCTACCCGCTGGAGGGCGAGGTCACCGTCGAGAGCAGCGAGGAGCTGTCGCTGTTCCTGTGGGACGCGCACTCGGGCTGGACGGCCTCCTTCACGCTCGAGCATCTCGGCTA
The sequence above is drawn from the Thermoanaerobaculales bacterium genome and encodes:
- a CDS encoding OmpA family protein, with product MRDNIGRLLIVLVAAGLAGACATVQPQYTPGTIDTEHWVAKVDQFVLVGDGSLSMSDRFEKMRKLDIAQAMLDSMNQTIPEFDYAGALRAFGRGECGSSGKTVLVVPLQKYSKGAFDSALANFECAAGNSPLDKAIAGASGDLTKTAVPTSLVIVSDGLHMGMEEIEAAGKLASAFGDNLHIFAVQVGDRAKGTELLKQVVAKGNGGYLVNAAELTGADAMAKFVQDVLLWPDADGDGVPDHLDKCPGTPKGVKVDAVGCPIDSDGDGVADYLDKCPGTPKGVKVDAVGCPLDSDGDGVADPADKCPNTPKGVKVDAVGCPLDSDGDGVPDYLDKCPDTPKGLVVDETGCVPAGFKLVTDILFDTNKWDIKPEGKAELDKGVEFLLKNPQIKVEIQGHTDSTGTAKWNATLSQRRAESVMKYLVSKGVPAAQLTAKGFGPTNPVASNDTPEGRAKNRRVDFMKAN
- a CDS encoding PAS domain S-box protein translates to MPVRSEEEPLAPPAAFGVHDLLDRLPVSVVVTDREGRIGHCNRAFADAVGRDVGALAGRHLWEFLSGDRLPEARRHVADGAPGPHPNWNLLLESADGGCRLASWSFQPIGDGQQRGSIVGTGVPARDAGPHAASAAADRIIRTLMTHSSDVLCVLGPDGTLRFASPSTERILGYRPDEMVGRQVLDLVHQDDVERARAAIELGVGSPGRPQVVEVRVRTSDGRWMEMEVRGVAYVDGATTQLLLTLSDVGTRARAEAALAESEERFRSAFEHTAIGKVLWDADGQVLRANRAVQDMLGYSNDELLEMSWRDLCQPDDQAAFIPELRRLLAGEVSSTQPALRVRHRDGSWLWGRATLSAVRSADGQVRHVIGELEDITAQRAADDERRARLERQQRHQAAIVRIATHDAVANGDLEAALKAITEIAAHAAGTARAGVWFLEEDGEVLRCADLFDAASGRHESGTTLYSSAYPDYFRALESDRVVNADDARADSRTREFVEIYLAPLGITSMLDAPIRIRGRVAGVVCLEHVGEPRAWHTAEVAFAGELADHVAQAVSNAQRAVTESRLQVSEERFRSIVNAIPLGVLMYRLADDGRLLFSGANPAADRILGVGCQRYLGKTIEEAFPPLARTEVPDRYRKAAADGVPWHTEQIFYQDESIRGAFEVHVFQTAPATIAVVFTDITDRKRADEALRESEARYRSLFEHNLAGVYRSTLDGRITDCNDAFAAIFGCPSAVDAMERSAIDFYSDLADRQRLIEEIDRKGELRNHELLMRRVDGTPVWVLANMHLDRDQDGKPTAFEGTMIDISELKHTTSRMLLQSTALESAANAVAVTDPYGTIEWVNYAFTELTGYPENEAVGQNLWVLKAGTGNSRLHEEIAAMLTGGMVWRGEVVNRRKDGRLYTEELTVTPVRNATGDIHQLIAVQQDVSERKQIEEQLLQAQKMEAVGRLAGGVAHDFNNLLQAMLGVIELLRQRLHSDSESASRLLELDEYVRRGSQLTRQLLLFSRRDAARDEPLDLNDVVHGTVRLLHRLLRENIELVFAPTDIDLPLVADRGQIEQVVMNLAVNACDAMPLGGRLFLRTGREGDHAWLEVADSGEGIPDEHLEHLFEPFFTTKEPGKGSGLGLAVVHSIVTRLGGTINLDSRVGEGTSVNISLPLAEDQSSAAPPPLRTATAPNRGPSGCRVLVVEDDPAVRASMRELLRLLGYDVVTVGSREESIYLPPLPAFDLLLTDYMLPDASGTEIAGELRQRWPELRVVVMSGYAQDVPLGLDSRLDGMQFLQKPFGTEALVDTIRAVLAGPCPEAGGSGRAGSGRRPDA
- a CDS encoding serine hydrolase domain-containing protein; the encoded protein is MDAFSSARPARRPHGRASAGLAPLVLVLVASAAAAPPTSPVADARAPRPVASASTQPGPGPLPAPVPGRLLKAHQGAATLDDAVDQCVTQSMAQAGTPGAAVAVALDGALILERGYGVTRREGSTPVDADTYFRIGSVTKQLTAAAVLQQVELGTVALDDPVTAYVPELSLAGQWPADRITVHHLLTHSSGFPDLPFDPAGPTGDGALADWAAHLDEVTLHAPPGVFWNYSNPNFNLAGLVAERASGQPYRQYVSQHVLAPAGMTRTTFDPAAVIADGNYSYGHLTSPGGIETVYAPDDYDNAVFAPAGYAFSTAGDLVRWALTLLDDGGAVLAPFSAQQMQSPQRDLELIPGYSYGYGVFIEPLGDLTLRQHGGNLWGWGAYLIWEHEHRFAVAVLANTFESLSGAAYCIADYLLAPGPTVHPPDTSDPATWGRFEGIWDFTTSTSYPLEGEVTVESSEELSLFLWDAHSGWTASFTLEHLGYGIFLADLDEDGVPESDFEFLDRGHPQRVSWLRNRSVVGLPRRSPRPAGGSLSP